GCTCCCGTCCCAGTGTTATTTTTTACAAGGAGCGCATCTTGTTTGTCTACCTTTATTTCTTCTATTGCTTCTGCATCAGAAAAATCAATTTTTTCTAGGGGTTTTTCTTTGTAGATGGAAATATTAAAGTTGTTTCCGTTGGCTTTCCATCTGCAGGTTCCCTCGTCTAATTCGCTGATATTTCCAGGGGTTGTGATATCAAGTTTATTTTTTTGATTTTCAGTTAGGGTTGAGCAGGGTTGGGTGTCAGCTAGTGGCGGCTTCCCTTTGTGCTGGGAGTCTTGCTGTGCTTGTCCTGATGAGCATGAGGTGAGTAGTGCTACGAGAACTGTCGCTGTTGCTGCCAGGGGTGTTCGCTGCT
The nucleotide sequence above comes from Actinopolyspora erythraea. Encoded proteins:
- a CDS encoding DUF3558 family protein, coding for MTFTDPKKAKQRTPLAATATVLVALLTSCSSGQAQQDSQHKGKPPLADTQPCSTLTENQKNKLDITTPGNISELDEGTCRWKANGNNFNISIYKEKPLEKIDFSDAEAIEEIKVDKQDALLVKNNTGTGACSLAFAVTESSSVSVNSVADTPGDTETACDLVKKAAPMVERNISDS